A genomic segment from Nicotiana sylvestris chromosome 1, ASM39365v2, whole genome shotgun sequence encodes:
- the LOC138891330 gene encoding uncharacterized protein, with amino-acid sequence MAPFVALYGWRCHSPIGWFDPGKAKLYGTDLVKDALERVNLIQERFCTAQSRQKSNADQKAHNVSFMVGEKVLLKVLPMKDIMRFGKKGKLSPRYHTDLSHVLDFSTIQLYGSLGCEEELVAIIDRQDCQLRSKRNSAAERDVDMAATDDYIQEPNEIVVSTGLTPLLLILSAPLMIMQRRIRL; translated from the exons TTATATGGTTGGCGATGtcattctcctatcgggtggtttgaccCCGGTAAGGCTAAGTTGTATGGCACAGATTTGGTGAAAGATGCCTTAGAAAGAGTGAATTTGATTCAAGAAAGGTTctgcacagctcagtccagacagaagagtaacgcggatcagaaggcgcacaatgtatcattcatggttggtgagaaggttctcttgaaagtttTGCCGATGAAAGATatcatgagattcgggaagaagggaaagttgagcccaag gtatcacaccgacttgtcccatgtgttagacttcagtactattcagctgtATGGGAGTTTGGGTTGTGAGGAAGAGctagttgccattattgatagacaggattgccagttgagatccaagaggaattctgcg gctgAACGTGATGTTGACATGGCTGCGACAGATGATTACATTCAGGAGCCTAACGAGATAGTG GTTTCTACTGGACTGACACCCCTTCTACTGATCCTGTCAGCACCATTGATGATCATGCAGCGGCGCATCCGGCTATAA